One window of Chryseobacterium sp. JJR-5R genomic DNA carries:
- a CDS encoding restriction endonuclease subunit S encodes MKFGNEIFQNISDKNHNSDLPILAITQEYGAIPRDLIDYKISVTDKSVDSYKVVQKGDFIISLRSFQGGIEYSEYQGICSPAYIILRPIITVDRIFYKYYLKTSKYITHLNRKLEGIRDGKMISYKYFSDISLPLPSIAEQNKISSFLFLIDSRIQTQKKIISHLQTSIQSYRQKIFSRKIRFKDISSKDYPDWEIKKLGEIAMRLTNKNKDNNQNVLTISAQYGLISQLEFFNKSVSAKNVTGYYVLNKNDFAYNKSYSNGYPMGAIKKLIKYEKGVVSTLYICFKFHSHINSEFMKQYFDAGFQNNEIEKIAQEGARNHGLLNIFIDTSILSSISESKDDIFCCSSYEGNGILNFFKSLPLIEFIVAPKFLLTISLYCFVSNH; translated from the coding sequence ATGAAATTTGGGAATGAGATTTTCCAAAATATATCGGATAAAAATCATAATTCTGACTTACCAATTCTTGCTATTACACAAGAATACGGCGCAATACCAAGAGACCTAATAGACTACAAAATTTCAGTAACTGACAAGAGTGTTGATAGTTATAAAGTTGTACAAAAAGGAGATTTTATAATTAGTTTAAGGTCTTTTCAAGGTGGAATAGAATATTCGGAATATCAAGGAATTTGTAGCCCAGCTTATATTATATTGCGACCAATAATTACTGTTGATAGAATATTTTATAAATATTATTTAAAAACGTCAAAATACATAACTCACCTTAACCGAAAGTTAGAAGGAATTAGAGATGGAAAAATGATAAGCTATAAATATTTTTCTGATATTTCGTTGCCTCTTCCATCAATTGCTGAACAAAACAAAATATCTTCATTTTTATTTCTCATTGATTCCCGTATCCAAACCCAAAAGAAAATAATTTCACATTTACAAACCTCAATCCAAAGTTATAGACAGAAGATATTTTCTCGGAAAATTAGATTTAAAGATATTAGTAGCAAAGATTATCCAGATTGGGAAATAAAAAAATTAGGAGAAATAGCTATGAGATTAACAAATAAAAACAAAGATAATAATCAAAATGTTCTAACAATCTCTGCACAGTATGGTTTAATTAGTCAGTTAGAATTTTTTAATAAATCTGTATCTGCTAAAAATGTAACAGGTTATTATGTGTTAAATAAAAATGATTTTGCGTACAACAAAAGTTATTCAAATGGCTATCCAATGGGTGCTATCAAGAAACTAATTAAATACGAAAAAGGAGTGGTTTCAACTTTATACATTTGTTTTAAATTTCACTCCCATATTAATTCTGAATTTATGAAGCAATATTTTGATGCAGGTTTTCAGAACAATGAAATAGAGAAAATAGCTCAAGAAGGAGCACGAAATCACGGATTATTAAATATTTTCATTGATACTTCTATTCTATCATCAATTAGTGAAAGTAAAGATGATATTTTTTGTTGTTCTTCATATGAAGGAAATGGAATTTTAAATTTCTTCAAATCACTTCCATTAATAGAATTTATTGTTGCACCTAAATTTTTATTGACAATTTCTTTATATTGTTTTGTATCAAACCACTGA
- a CDS encoding type I restriction-modification system subunit M has translation MSEEQRRQLQQQLWNIANTLRGKMDADEFRDYILGFIFYKYLSEKIHFTANKILLDSGEDIDYNDVDENTEEGKEIVQAIYEEVVEDLGYFLKPSELFSNIAKKGHQKEEGRSNFILAELSKILTNIEQSTLGTDSEDDFDNLFEDLDLTSSKLGKTEDEKNTLISKVLYHLDDIDFNLSDTNADVLGDAYEYLISQFASGAGKKAGEFYTPQQVSTILARIVTSRKSQLKSVYDPTCGSGSLLLRVAREAKVSDFYGQEMNRTTYNLARMNMILHGVNYSNFDIKQEDTLEKPQHLDKTFDAIVANPPFSANWSSNELLLLDERFSQYGKLAPASKADFAFIQHMIHHLDENGIMAVVMPHGVLFRGAAELVIRKYLIKEKNYLDAVIGLPANIFFGTSIPTCILVFKKCREQDEDVLFVDASKEFEKQKNQNVLLPKHINKIVDMYQERKAEEKFSHLATLQEIADNDYNLNIPRYVDTFEEEEEIDIQAVMAEIKQLEAKRVELDSEIEVYLKELGLVS, from the coding sequence ATGTCAGAAGAACAAAGACGTCAGTTGCAACAGCAACTTTGGAATATAGCCAATACTTTAAGAGGAAAAATGGATGCCGACGAATTTCGGGATTATATTTTAGGATTTATTTTCTATAAATATCTGTCCGAGAAGATTCATTTTACAGCCAACAAAATTTTATTAGATTCTGGAGAAGACATTGACTATAATGACGTTGATGAAAATACTGAAGAAGGAAAAGAAATCGTTCAGGCAATTTATGAAGAGGTTGTAGAAGACTTAGGATATTTCTTAAAACCATCAGAACTTTTCAGTAATATTGCTAAAAAAGGTCATCAAAAAGAGGAGGGAAGATCTAATTTTATCCTTGCAGAACTTTCAAAGATTCTTACTAATATAGAACAGTCCACTTTAGGTACTGATAGTGAAGACGATTTTGATAATCTTTTTGAAGACCTGGATTTGACTTCTTCCAAATTAGGGAAAACAGAAGACGAGAAAAATACGTTGATTTCCAAAGTGTTGTATCATCTGGATGATATAGACTTCAATCTTTCTGATACCAATGCCGATGTTCTAGGCGACGCTTATGAATATCTGATTTCACAATTTGCCAGTGGTGCAGGTAAGAAAGCAGGGGAATTCTACACGCCTCAACAAGTTTCTACCATTCTGGCTAGAATCGTTACCAGCAGAAAATCCCAGTTGAAATCCGTATATGATCCAACTTGCGGAAGTGGTTCTTTGCTCCTTCGTGTTGCCCGTGAAGCAAAAGTAAGTGATTTCTACGGTCAGGAAATGAACCGAACCACTTATAACTTGGCGCGAATGAATATGATTCTACACGGTGTCAATTACAGTAATTTCGATATCAAACAGGAAGATACGCTTGAAAAACCTCAACACCTTGATAAAACTTTTGATGCTATTGTTGCTAATCCGCCCTTTTCTGCGAATTGGAGTAGTAATGAACTTTTATTGTTAGACGAGCGTTTCTCACAATATGGAAAATTAGCTCCAGCCTCCAAAGCAGATTTTGCTTTTATCCAGCATATGATTCATCATTTGGATGAGAACGGAATTATGGCAGTTGTAATGCCTCACGGAGTTTTGTTCCGTGGTGCAGCGGAATTGGTTATTCGTAAATATCTTATTAAAGAGAAAAATTATCTGGATGCTGTAATCGGTTTACCTGCCAATATTTTCTTTGGTACAAGCATTCCAACCTGTATACTGGTTTTCAAAAAATGCAGAGAGCAAGATGAAGATGTTCTGTTTGTGGATGCAAGCAAAGAATTTGAAAAACAAAAAAATCAAAATGTACTGCTTCCAAAACATATCAATAAAATTGTCGATATGTACCAGGAAAGAAAAGCAGAAGAAAAATTTTCCCATCTCGCCACCCTGCAGGAAATTGCTGACAATGATTACAATCTGAATATCCCTCGCTATGTCGATACTTTTGAGGAAGAAGAAGAAATCGACATTCAAGCGGTAATGGCGGAAATCAAACAATTGGAAGCCAAACGTGTCGAACTCGATAGTGAAATTGAAGTTTATTTAAAAGAATTAGGATTAGTAAGTTAA
- a CDS encoding Arm DNA-binding domain-containing protein — MNKTFNLLFFIKKNKIRTNGTAPIYLRITIDGKAADIAAKRYIDPQKWDNRSHKAVGNTQEAKTLNLYLKTLEQRVYDSHYLMLNCFS, encoded by the coding sequence ATGAACAAAACATTCAACCTGTTATTCTTTATAAAAAAGAATAAGATCAGAACCAATGGAACCGCACCCATCTACTTGCGAATCACGATAGATGGCAAGGCAGCGGACATTGCTGCTAAAAGGTACATCGACCCACAGAAATGGGATAATAGGTCACATAAGGCAGTAGGCAATACTCAGGAAGCCAAAACACTGAACCTCTATCTTAAAACTTTGGAACAGCGAGTTTACGATTCTCATTACCTGATGCTTAATTGTTTTTCTTAA
- the trxB gene encoding thioredoxin-disulfide reductase — protein MEQNIFDCVIVGSGPSGFTAAIYAARADLKPQLYTGLEPGGQLTTTTEVDNFPGYPSGITGPEMMMDLQKQAERFDTQVYYEMITKVEFSRERGGIHKLYAGSKEILARTVIISTGATAKYLGLDDEKKYAGGGVSACATCDGFFYKGKDVVVVGAGDTAAEEATYLAKLCRKVTMLVRKDVFRASKAMIHRVHHTPNIEVRLHHELIGIEGENNLVERAIVINNQTNETSSIDVDGIFIAIGHKPNTDVFAGQVTLDENGYIATEKGTAKTNLPGVFAAGDVQDHIYRQAITAAGSGCMAAMDAEKYLAELED, from the coding sequence ATGGAGCAAAATATTTTTGATTGTGTGATCGTGGGATCCGGGCCTTCCGGTTTTACAGCGGCCATTTATGCAGCAAGAGCAGACCTTAAACCACAGTTGTATACAGGATTGGAGCCGGGCGGACAATTGACTACCACTACCGAAGTAGACAACTTTCCGGGATACCCGTCAGGGATCACGGGTCCTGAAATGATGATGGATCTGCAGAAGCAGGCGGAAAGATTTGATACCCAAGTGTATTATGAAATGATCACTAAAGTCGAGTTTTCCAGAGAAAGGGGAGGGATACATAAACTGTACGCCGGAAGCAAAGAGATCCTGGCCAGGACAGTAATCATCTCTACCGGGGCAACCGCAAAATATTTAGGCCTTGATGATGAGAAAAAATATGCAGGCGGCGGTGTATCAGCATGTGCAACCTGTGACGGCTTTTTCTATAAAGGAAAAGATGTTGTAGTGGTGGGTGCCGGAGATACGGCGGCTGAAGAAGCCACTTATCTTGCCAAATTATGCAGAAAAGTAACCATGCTGGTCAGAAAAGATGTGTTCAGGGCTTCCAAAGCCATGATCCACAGGGTACATCACACCCCGAATATCGAAGTGAGATTGCATCATGAGCTGATTGGGATTGAAGGAGAAAACAATCTGGTGGAGAGAGCCATAGTCATTAATAACCAGACAAACGAAACATCCTCTATCGATGTAGACGGGATTTTCATTGCCATCGGGCACAAGCCGAATACCGATGTTTTCGCAGGACAGGTAACCCTGGATGAAAACGGGTATATCGCCACTGAGAAAGGCACTGCCAAAACCAACCTTCCGGGTGTCTTTGCCGCAGGCGACGTCCAGGATCATATCTACAGGCAGGCGATTACGGCAGCGGGAAGCGGCTGTATGGCAGCTATGGATGCAGAAAAATATCTGGCAGAACTTGAAGATTAA
- the holA gene encoding DNA polymerase III subunit delta: MKELETILKNIKNKEVLPIYFFHGEEPYFIDLAVKALEHDFLSEDEKAFNQTVVYGKDTGYPEILSLARQFPMMGDKQVIIVKEAQDLKLNESESRAMEAYLENPVPSTVLVFAHKHKKLDSRKKVTKSLEKAGALFISESVRENNLPKWIADECIRLGIKTAPNMSHLLAEYLGNDLSRIANELNKLKMILKQGEVLDGTLIENHIGISKEYNVFELQKALGTKNASAAFKIAHYMGKNPKNNPFVMLLSSLYNYFSNVIIYNTMAGQPPQTIASQMGVNPYFIKDYAESARLYPLKHATRVISILREFDMKGKGLGAVNMNEAELIKELVYKIIHVDKIKMKV, from the coding sequence ATGAAAGAATTAGAAACAATCCTCAAAAATATTAAAAATAAAGAAGTTTTACCGATTTATTTTTTTCACGGAGAAGAGCCCTATTTTATTGATCTTGCCGTAAAGGCCCTGGAACATGATTTTCTGAGTGAAGATGAAAAAGCCTTCAACCAGACCGTGGTGTACGGCAAAGATACCGGCTACCCGGAAATCCTTTCCCTGGCCAGGCAGTTCCCGATGATGGGCGATAAGCAGGTAATCATTGTAAAGGAAGCCCAGGATTTAAAGCTCAATGAAAGTGAAAGCAGGGCTATGGAAGCCTATCTTGAAAATCCTGTTCCTTCAACGGTCCTGGTTTTTGCCCACAAGCACAAAAAACTGGACAGCCGGAAAAAGGTAACCAAATCCCTGGAGAAAGCCGGAGCATTGTTTATAAGTGAATCCGTAAGGGAAAACAACCTCCCGAAATGGATTGCGGATGAATGCATTAGGCTCGGCATAAAAACAGCCCCGAACATGTCCCATTTACTGGCGGAATACCTCGGGAATGATCTTTCCCGGATTGCCAATGAGCTGAACAAGCTCAAAATGATCCTTAAGCAGGGAGAAGTTTTAGACGGCACCCTTATCGAAAACCACATCGGGATCAGCAAAGAATACAATGTTTTTGAACTGCAGAAAGCTTTAGGGACAAAAAACGCCAGTGCAGCATTCAAAATCGCGCATTACATGGGCAAAAACCCTAAAAATAATCCTTTTGTCATGCTGCTTTCAAGCTTATATAATTACTTTTCCAACGTCATCATCTACAACACCATGGCAGGACAGCCGCCGCAGACCATAGCTTCCCAGATGGGAGTGAACCCTTATTTTATTAAAGACTATGCAGAATCGGCGAGGCTGTACCCGTTAAAGCATGCCACCAGGGTAATCTCCATTTTAAGGGAATTCGATATGAAGGGGAAAGGGCTGGGAGCGGTCAATATGAATGAAGCCGAACTGATTAAAGAACTGGTTTATAAAATTATCCATGTGGATAAAATCAAAATGAAAGTCTGA
- a CDS encoding type I restriction enzyme HsdR N-terminal domain-containing protein, which translates to MELPTLNFQDRFDFKFKQDKDKFFIYDPVRKTYLLLTPEEWVRQHWIHYYLTVKSYAASALITEKKIVLNGLTKRIDLLVTEKTQPVILIECKAPGIKLTEKTFEQTARYNSIVGAKKIILTNGLQHIYAYYENGQYQFYRPD; encoded by the coding sequence ATGGAACTTCCGACACTGAATTTTCAGGACCGTTTTGATTTTAAATTCAAGCAGGACAAAGATAAGTTTTTTATTTATGACCCCGTCCGTAAAACCTACCTTTTGCTTACGCCTGAAGAGTGGGTGCGCCAGCACTGGATCCACTATTACCTTACCGTGAAGTCTTATGCCGCATCGGCCCTGATCACGGAGAAAAAAATAGTCCTGAACGGCCTTACGAAAAGAATTGACCTTCTGGTTACCGAAAAAACGCAGCCGGTCATTTTGATTGAATGCAAAGCGCCGGGCATTAAACTTACGGAGAAAACCTTTGAGCAGACGGCCCGGTATAACTCAATTGTGGGAGCAAAAAAAATCATCTTAACCAACGGGCTGCAGCATATTTATGCATACTATGAAAACGGGCAGTATCAGTTTTACAGACCGGATTAA
- a CDS encoding dienelactone hydrolase family protein yields the protein MIRSVLLPALLVTSATLFSQKLKPVSYQDGPQKLNGLVTSNAGKKLPGVLILPAWKGIDDEAKTAAAELEKQGYIAFIADIYGEGNIPADSDAAAKASGSYKKNYEAYQKRISLALDQLKKSGAVPGKIAVIGYCFGGAGALETARGGLPVAGVVSIHGSLGKDQTRKNGPVSTKILVENPADDKSVTPEDYNNLVKEMNEGNADWQIITYAHSKHTFTDPKSADYNPVMAKRAWNHTLMFLKEILK from the coding sequence ATGATACGTTCAGTTTTATTACCTGCGCTTCTGGTGACCTCAGCTACCCTGTTCAGCCAGAAACTCAAACCGGTTTCCTATCAGGACGGTCCGCAGAAACTAAATGGCCTGGTGACATCCAACGCCGGGAAAAAGCTTCCGGGCGTCCTGATCCTTCCCGCCTGGAAAGGGATTGACGATGAAGCAAAAACAGCAGCAGCCGAACTTGAAAAACAGGGATACATTGCTTTTATTGCTGATATTTACGGCGAAGGGAATATCCCGGCAGACAGTGATGCAGCAGCGAAAGCATCAGGTTCCTACAAGAAAAATTATGAGGCATACCAGAAAAGGATTTCCCTGGCTCTGGACCAGCTTAAAAAAAGCGGAGCGGTTCCCGGCAAGATTGCAGTGATCGGATACTGCTTCGGCGGCGCAGGAGCACTGGAAACGGCGCGCGGAGGCCTTCCTGTGGCAGGTGTGGTTTCCATCCACGGAAGCCTGGGGAAAGACCAGACCCGTAAAAACGGACCGGTTTCCACTAAGATCCTGGTAGAAAACCCTGCGGATGATAAAAGCGTAACGCCGGAAGATTACAACAACCTGGTTAAAGAAATGAATGAGGGAAATGCAGACTGGCAGATCATTACCTATGCGCATTCCAAGCATACTTTTACGGACCCGAAGTCGGCAGACTACAATCCCGTGATGGCAAAAAGAGCCTGGAACCATACGCTGATGTTTCTGAAGGAAATCCTTAAATAG
- a CDS encoding PEGA domain-containing protein, whose product MKNKLSAALFLGISLSATSCATILTGTKDSITFNSTPEGAKVIHKGIEKCTTPCTAEIPRSLSRQMVTLQREGFNNKEVKLTKTFNAVSLVNILLGGVIGVGIDAATGSLTKYSPNAYKIELEAK is encoded by the coding sequence ATGAAAAACAAATTATCCGCAGCCCTTTTTCTGGGCATTTCGCTTTCCGCAACATCATGCGCAACCATCCTTACAGGGACCAAAGACAGCATAACATTCAATTCAACTCCCGAAGGAGCAAAAGTGATACACAAAGGTATTGAAAAATGTACCACGCCGTGTACTGCCGAAATTCCGAGGTCGTTAAGCAGGCAGATGGTTACCTTGCAAAGAGAAGGATTTAATAACAAAGAAGTGAAACTTACCAAAACCTTTAATGCCGTATCCCTGGTTAATATCCTTTTGGGAGGCGTAATCGGTGTCGGAATTGATGCTGCTACAGGCTCCCTGACGAAATATTCCCCGAACGCTTATAAGATAGAGCTGGAAGCAAAGTAA
- a CDS encoding cupin domain-containing protein → MKKFKIQQSPLVVPTTDGKLIKEHWGNSTQNSEISIAHMVAPADWSEPHQTPEFDEYTLIISGKKQFEIDGETVVLEKGQSILIEKGARVRYSNPFPEECEYVSICLPAFSMELVNREQEGVD, encoded by the coding sequence ATGAAAAAATTTAAGATCCAACAGTCACCGCTCGTTGTTCCCACAACAGACGGAAAGCTTATTAAAGAACACTGGGGAAACTCGACACAGAATTCAGAAATCTCCATCGCTCACATGGTAGCGCCGGCGGATTGGAGCGAGCCTCATCAAACGCCCGAATTTGATGAATACACCCTCATCATTTCCGGTAAAAAACAGTTTGAAATCGACGGTGAAACCGTGGTGCTTGAAAAAGGGCAGAGCATCCTGATCGAAAAAGGGGCAAGGGTACGCTACAGCAACCCATTTCCCGAAGAATGTGAATATGTCTCCATTTGCCTGCCCGCATTTTCCATGGAACTGGTGAACAGGGAACAGGAAGGGGTGGATTGA
- a CDS encoding GNAT family N-acetyltransferase — MDFSVQAVLQDQEYELIPLQQGDFELLYEVASDPKVWKQHPNKDRYRKEVFRNFFKGAMESKGAFKITEKTSGDILGSTRFYDYDKEGDSIFIGYTFYGTQSWGRGINPKIKKLMLDYIFRFVSRVYFHVGKDNIRSQKAMERLGAHAIAEQEVAYFGEPSRTNIVYEIKKENWYEKI, encoded by the coding sequence ATGGATTTTTCAGTCCAGGCCGTCCTGCAGGATCAGGAATATGAACTAATCCCCTTACAGCAAGGGGATTTTGAGCTTTTGTACGAAGTGGCTTCCGACCCTAAAGTCTGGAAGCAGCATCCCAATAAAGACCGTTACCGGAAAGAAGTGTTCCGGAATTTTTTCAAAGGGGCTATGGAAAGCAAAGGGGCTTTTAAAATCACAGAAAAAACGTCAGGCGATATACTGGGCAGCACCCGTTTTTACGATTATGACAAAGAAGGCGATTCTATTTTCATAGGCTATACGTTTTACGGGACCCAATCATGGGGAAGAGGCATCAATCCGAAAATCAAGAAGCTGATGCTTGATTATATCTTCCGGTTTGTAAGCCGGGTATATTTCCATGTAGGAAAAGACAATATCCGTTCACAGAAAGCCATGGAAAGGCTCGGAGCCCATGCCATTGCCGAACAGGAAGTCGCTTATTTCGGTGAACCTTCAAGAACCAACATCGTATACGAAATAAAAAAAGAGAACTGGTATGAAAAAATTTAA
- a CDS encoding DUF2911 domain-containing protein: protein MKKLLFAVCISASALGFAQDYSVPAASPRQKVEQQFSMSKITIDYGRPGVKGRKIFGELVPYGQVWRAGANSSTKITFGQSVNFGGKIVPAGTYGLFVVPTEKEWKVILNKDFQQWGAYTYDAKQDVVDVTVPVKKLADKQEWFEITLNPTDENSGNLAIKWDMAQAEVAIKPAKPEAVSKIADKLKEIKKIEADAAKTKS, encoded by the coding sequence GTGAAAAAGTTACTATTTGCAGTTTGCATATCAGCTTCAGCTCTCGGTTTTGCCCAGGATTATTCAGTGCCGGCAGCAAGTCCGCGCCAGAAAGTAGAACAGCAGTTTTCCATGTCTAAAATAACCATTGATTATGGAAGGCCGGGTGTAAAAGGGCGCAAAATCTTCGGTGAGCTGGTACCTTACGGACAGGTTTGGAGAGCGGGAGCCAACTCATCTACCAAAATTACCTTTGGGCAGTCGGTGAATTTCGGAGGCAAGATCGTTCCGGCAGGAACATACGGTTTATTTGTGGTCCCTACGGAAAAGGAATGGAAAGTGATCTTAAACAAAGACTTCCAGCAGTGGGGTGCGTATACGTATGATGCAAAACAGGATGTGGTGGACGTTACCGTTCCGGTAAAAAAGCTTGCCGACAAACAGGAATGGTTTGAGATCACGCTGAATCCAACGGATGAAAACTCCGGCAATCTGGCGATCAAATGGGACATGGCCCAGGCAGAAGTGGCAATAAAGCCTGCAAAGCCTGAAGCCGTAAGCAAGATTGCAGACAAGCTGAAAGAAATCAAGAAAATAGAAGCCGACGCTGCCAAAACAAAAAGCTAA
- a CDS encoding ABC transporter ATP-binding protein, which produces MTKHQQRVAEVYHFFDNKDTVLGFRKLLDAATDTQDMDIYRQAIELTDWKERFPEHTEELIEKSRSLLEKIKEIPVKEYSLEKPVLRAGNVKKSYGSNRFSLGPVSMEICKGQVYGLVGENGNGKTTLLRILAKEISYSEGELQYSFNENPQDEYDLRTKLIYIPQRTAKWYGNLKDNLKFVLSNYGINPEENETRTLMMIARLGLWNYRHLKWSELSSGYKMRFELARTLLRKPEILLLDEPLANLDVVAQQVILEDLKSIANSVNHPIALILSSQQLYEVEKVSDKVIFLKNGQYKDNAEFKSDTGNQLIIEIDSAGSREELLEAFKSFNLEKLNFNGGVYVAYFSSDTSFSDVMTALGKAGADIVYLRNISSSTRRFFVN; this is translated from the coding sequence ATGACCAAACATCAGCAGCGGGTAGCCGAAGTCTATCATTTTTTCGATAATAAAGATACGGTTTTAGGGTTCAGGAAATTGCTGGATGCTGCCACGGATACCCAGGATATGGATATTTACCGGCAGGCCATTGAGCTGACCGACTGGAAAGAACGGTTTCCGGAGCACACCGAAGAACTGATCGAAAAATCAAGAAGCCTTCTTGAGAAAATCAAAGAAATTCCGGTAAAGGAATATTCACTTGAAAAGCCGGTACTCCGGGCAGGGAATGTCAAAAAATCTTACGGCAGCAACCGGTTTTCTTTAGGGCCTGTTTCTATGGAGATCTGTAAAGGACAGGTGTACGGGCTGGTAGGCGAGAACGGCAACGGCAAAACCACGCTGCTCAGGATCTTAGCCAAAGAGATTTCCTATAGTGAAGGGGAACTGCAGTATTCTTTTAATGAAAATCCCCAAGATGAATATGATCTCAGGACAAAACTGATATACATCCCGCAAAGGACCGCAAAATGGTATGGAAATTTAAAGGATAACTTAAAATTTGTCCTTTCGAATTACGGCATAAATCCGGAGGAAAATGAAACCCGGACATTAATGATGATCGCGCGCCTCGGACTCTGGAATTACAGGCACCTGAAATGGAGCGAACTTTCTTCCGGATACAAAATGCGTTTCGAATTAGCCCGGACCCTTCTCAGGAAACCCGAAATCCTGCTTCTGGATGAACCGCTTGCAAATCTTGACGTGGTGGCCCAGCAGGTGATTCTGGAAGACCTGAAATCCATAGCCAATTCCGTTAACCATCCCATTGCGCTGATTTTAAGTTCGCAGCAGCTGTATGAAGTGGAAAAAGTCTCAGACAAAGTTATCTTCCTGAAAAACGGACAGTATAAAGACAATGCTGAGTTTAAAAGTGATACAGGAAATCAGCTGATTATAGAAATTGATTCGGCCGGTTCCAGGGAAGAACTATTGGAGGCCTTCAAAAGTTTCAACTTAGAGAAGCTGAATTTCAACGGTGGCGTATACGTTGCTTACTTCTCTTCTGACACATCGTTTTCCGATGTGATGACCGCTCTCGGGAAAGCCGGGGCAGACATTGTGTATCTCCGTAATATCTCATCTTCCACAAGACGGTTCTTCGTTAATTAA